A DNA window from Gigantopelta aegis isolate Gae_Host chromosome 4, Gae_host_genome, whole genome shotgun sequence contains the following coding sequences:
- the LOC121370248 gene encoding eppin-like: MNTRNIETTHRVRTIQKMLDMRVCFVMCSIVVAIVNCQTRGLAFQARPKPSACKPLCNMQLVPLNCKAQCQILQMYKPTKDLCHTKRCRPGSRCKMYGSRPVCIPIPKACLEHVDQGLCLQTYYRYFYNKITGKCEMFVYGGCDGNANHFGSYRHCAWICLNKRE; the protein is encoded by the exons aAAATGTTGGATATGCGCGTGTGTTTCGTGATGTGTTCCATTGTAGTGGCCATTGTGAACTGCCAGACAAGAG GACTTGCATTCCAAGCACGACCTAAGCCATCCGCCTGCAAGCCTCTCTGCAACATGCAGTTAGTACCTCTCAACTGCAAGGCCCAGTGCCAGATCCTCCAGATGTACAAACCCACCAAGGATCTCTGCCAT ACAAAACGATGTCGTCCTGGTAGCAGGTGTAAGATGTACGGCAGTCGCCCGGTCTGCATCCCGATTCCAAAAG CTTGTTTAGAGCATGTGGATCAGGGACTGTGTCTTCAGACGTACTACCGCTActtttacaacaaaataaccgGCAAGTGCGAGATGTTCGTTTACGGAGGTTGCGATGGAAACGCTAATCACTTCGGTTCATATAGGCACTGCGCATGGATATGCCTCAATAAAAgggaatga